The following coding sequences lie in one Flavobacterium cyclinae genomic window:
- a CDS encoding T9SS type B sorting domain-containing protein codes for MKKLLFFFMSLSTFISFGQLSEGFEGATFPPAGWHIGDNGIGLTRSWTTTTATGLGWVYAGTKAAIINRENVTGIAEDWMVTPLVNVPVNGQLRFFARSIANGEQGSVYKVKISTTSQTDQTTFVDIVTPPYTELDIINAPFEQKIIPLTAYVGQSVYIAFVMENDNGDAWIIDNVNVDEQCFAPTNVNSIPLSTSAELSWTFTGSATQFEIEYGPAGFVQGTGTIVTPVSNPHTLTGLSPLTNYTYYVRAICGTDNVSSWSTGGNFTTTALPPVCGGNFIDSGGSTGSYSSNEDIITTICPTNPGDIVTVTFTSFNVEDRWDALYVYDGNSIASPIIDSGLGNGLGPNAGISGGFWGTTIIGPFTASSPSGCLTFRFRSDGSVTRPGWTANVTCTPPPTCPRPSNVTFNAIGETDALINWIENGPATQWQVLVLPANSPVPTAATPGWQTTSTRPYLYTGLNSGTQYKAYVRSICSLGVDESDVSVGATFATLISNDECADAISVPVNTGTACINFVEGTVLGATASTDPNTCGGTDDDDVWFQFTATEGTHTISLVNIAGSTTDLYHVVYSGTCGALTQLYCSDNENSVAASLVPGQTYYIRVYSTTATPGQNTTFTLCVGTPVDCSDASAFCGDTGLVYTNSVGVPSYGSIGCLSTTPNPSWYFMQVSQSGNLNFQISQVGTNGNGIDVDYIVWGPFTPAEFATSCNDLYDFPDGNLTIPNNIASCSYSFVSIENFSINNAQLNDIYIVLITNFSGQPGTVSFTQTNLNGTGAGATNCDIVCSTSLGPDQTLCADSYQIVSSNTTADAYEWFFNGVVIPGETTSTLTVYQSGTYKVRITCGINNIEDEIVVTLNETIVPTFATPGSVCSGSPNIALSNTSINGVTGQWSLSGNPVTEIDTATPGTFLYIFTPDVATFPCSPTFEMSVEILGTCTFNSFATAVWIQDCTNTATEGEFYNVTGIGSDLIGPAANVFPSSDLGIYVQNSGNLIFRGGELKSFKTPTSNVCSARLNYRVYEATATPGAFTVLNLPFFDDCVAGNFASGGTCNPGDQKWQEVLNNAESPIDLTNYPSGNYVIEVYFDLTGDNNSTTDCDDTIFVNNSGNNFKANFTIQALPVFTFTNEQCGSSNATITASGFIAGETYTVTYTDDTVVVGPTNYIANSNGQIIIAGLDAGSYADFNFQVNGCDIFVATPIVITNFSPSITQVTSNNEICVGDNAVFTIEGSPGFNVNYTINGGVIQTIALDATTGLATVTVTNPVPSTITLQLVSIFNPSCSILVTNSASVLVNDLPTATLAVVDSNICLGVGNADFVISGTPNATVSYTINGGATQIATIDATGSVTVSITLPTADVTLELTGVTLGICSNVTPGQTSTIVVTSIPVPVINITQTPVCADQTASFTVTSPINNQINIPTDLFISEITDHTSGSLTYVEIYNGTGSAVDLANYKLKVYTNATGTPTCNLPLSGILANDDVVVVKLSNSANQGGIVPDLTFTTCAGVNNNDNIILTTSTDVELDNWGVNQVIFTPAGGVGYNYRRITTAVLPTMTWDPADWDVIDWTNTAPNLPDYSDVGIYSLYVTNYEYTLSDGVTTTTQASTNFTGVAPGNYTLIATDLVTGCNSNPLSFTINPVVYADPVTTISYPTPVCISDATNPSPNTSAAGFASGGVYSSTVGLSIDPITGVIDLALSTPGTYVVTYSVAIDATNCLNAGSSQATIVISPNNPSTFNNIVGVCEGTVATLPATSIEGYSGVWSPATIDTSIIGTTTYTFTPNAGQCAAVGTIDVTIDDRSMPTFTQVDDLCLGASIQLPLESNEGITGTWSPSVVNTSQVGIVTYTFTPDVAFCADVTTMDINVIGCEIPKGISPNNDGDNDDWDLSGYDVTKVEIFNRYGTKVFSKSNYSNEWHGQSDNGNELPDGTYYYVIEFNGLPAKTGWVYINRQQ; via the coding sequence ATGAAAAAATTATTATTTTTTTTCATGTCATTATCCACTTTTATAAGCTTTGGACAACTTTCCGAAGGTTTTGAAGGTGCGACATTTCCTCCTGCTGGATGGCATATTGGTGACAATGGAATTGGTTTAACTAGAAGTTGGACTACAACAACAGCTACTGGATTAGGCTGGGTGTATGCAGGTACAAAAGCTGCAATTATTAACAGAGAAAACGTTACAGGAATTGCTGAAGACTGGATGGTTACTCCATTAGTGAATGTTCCTGTAAATGGTCAACTTCGTTTTTTTGCTAGATCTATAGCAAATGGAGAACAAGGAAGTGTTTACAAAGTAAAAATTTCTACTACTTCTCAAACAGATCAAACAACTTTTGTTGATATTGTAACACCTCCTTACACGGAGTTAGATATTATTAATGCTCCATTTGAACAAAAAATAATTCCTTTGACGGCATATGTTGGTCAAAGTGTTTACATAGCATTTGTTATGGAAAATGATAATGGAGATGCTTGGATTATAGATAATGTAAATGTAGATGAACAGTGTTTTGCTCCTACAAATGTTAACTCAATACCGCTTTCAACAAGTGCTGAATTGTCTTGGACTTTCACAGGATCTGCAACTCAATTTGAAATTGAATATGGGCCTGCTGGTTTTGTACAAGGAACAGGAACAATTGTTACTCCTGTGTCAAATCCTCATACTTTAACAGGACTTTCTCCACTAACAAATTACACATATTATGTAAGAGCAATTTGCGGAACAGATAATGTTAGTTCATGGTCTACTGGAGGAAATTTTACAACAACAGCATTACCTCCTGTTTGTGGAGGAAACTTTATTGATTCTGGTGGTTCAACAGGATCGTATTCTAGTAATGAAGATATTATTACTACTATATGTCCAACAAATCCAGGTGATATAGTAACTGTTACCTTTACCTCTTTTAATGTGGAAGATAGATGGGATGCATTGTATGTGTATGATGGTAATTCAATAGCATCGCCAATTATTGATAGTGGATTAGGTAATGGTTTAGGTCCTAATGCAGGGATTAGTGGTGGTTTTTGGGGTACAACAATTATTGGCCCTTTTACAGCATCTAGTCCTAGTGGCTGTTTGACATTTAGATTTAGAAGTGATGGTTCTGTTACTAGACCAGGATGGACTGCAAATGTTACATGTACTCCACCTCCTACTTGTCCTAGACCTTCAAATGTTACTTTTAATGCTATCGGTGAAACCGATGCATTGATAAATTGGATTGAAAATGGTCCTGCAACTCAATGGCAGGTTTTGGTTTTGCCTGCAAATTCTCCAGTTCCTACGGCTGCAACTCCAGGTTGGCAAACAACTTCAACAAGACCTTATTTGTATACAGGATTAAACTCGGGAACTCAATATAAAGCTTATGTTAGATCTATTTGTAGTTTAGGGGTAGATGAAAGTGATGTTTCAGTTGGTGCTACATTTGCTACTCTTATATCAAATGATGAATGTGCAGATGCAATTAGTGTTCCAGTAAATACGGGAACAGCTTGTATAAATTTTGTTGAAGGAACTGTTTTAGGGGCTACTGCATCAACTGATCCTAATACTTGTGGAGGAACAGACGATGATGACGTATGGTTTCAATTTACAGCGACTGAAGGAACTCACACCATATCTTTAGTAAATATTGCTGGAAGTACTACAGATTTATATCATGTTGTATATTCTGGGACTTGTGGAGCACTAACACAATTATATTGTAGTGATAACGAAAACAGTGTTGCTGCTAGTTTAGTTCCAGGTCAAACTTATTATATTAGGGTTTATTCTACAACTGCTACTCCAGGTCAAAACACAACTTTTACTTTATGTGTTGGTACTCCAGTAGATTGTTCAGATGCTTCGGCATTTTGTGGTGATACAGGATTAGTTTATACTAACTCAGTAGGAGTACCTAGTTATGGAAGTATTGGATGCTTATCTACTACCCCTAACCCATCGTGGTATTTTATGCAGGTAAGTCAGTCTGGGAATTTAAATTTTCAGATTTCTCAAGTTGGTACAAATGGTAATGGAATTGACGTAGACTATATTGTTTGGGGGCCTTTTACTCCAGCAGAATTTGCTACTTCTTGTAATGATTTATATGATTTCCCTGATGGAAATTTAACAATACCAAATAATATCGCTTCTTGTAGTTACTCTTTTGTATCTATTGAAAATTTCTCAATTAATAATGCACAATTGAATGATATTTATATTGTGTTGATTACAAATTTTAGTGGTCAACCAGGTACTGTATCATTTACCCAAACTAATTTAAATGGAACTGGAGCTGGTGCAACAAATTGTGATATTGTTTGTAGTACAAGTTTAGGTCCTGATCAAACACTTTGTGCGGATTCTTATCAAATAGTTTCTTCTAATACAACAGCAGATGCTTATGAATGGTTCTTTAATGGGGTAGTTATTCCAGGAGAAACAACAAGCACATTAACTGTTTATCAATCAGGAACATATAAAGTAAGAATTACTTGTGGAATTAATAATATTGAAGACGAAATAGTTGTTACACTTAATGAAACTATTGTTCCAACATTTGCAACTCCTGGATCTGTATGTTCTGGTAGTCCAAATATTGCATTGAGTAATACTTCAATTAATGGTGTAACAGGTCAATGGTCATTATCTGGAAATCCAGTTACTGAAATTGATACGGCTACACCTGGTACTTTCTTATATATTTTCACTCCAGATGTTGCAACTTTCCCATGTTCTCCTACATTTGAAATGAGTGTTGAAATCTTAGGTACTTGTACTTTTAATTCTTTCGCAACAGCAGTTTGGATTCAAGATTGTACAAATACTGCTACAGAAGGAGAATTTTATAATGTTACTGGAATTGGTTCTGATTTAATTGGACCTGCTGCAAATGTTTTCCCAAGTTCAGATCTAGGAATTTATGTTCAAAACTCAGGAAATTTAATTTTTAGAGGAGGTGAATTAAAATCATTTAAAACTCCAACTTCAAATGTATGTAGTGCTAGATTAAATTATAGAGTTTATGAAGCAACTGCTACTCCTGGAGCTTTTACAGTATTAAATTTACCATTCTTCGATGATTGTGTTGCTGGAAATTTTGCTTCGGGTGGAACTTGTAATCCAGGTGATCAAAAATGGCAAGAAGTATTAAATAATGCTGAATCTCCAATAGATTTAACAAATTATCCTTCTGGTAATTATGTTATAGAAGTTTATTTTGATTTAACTGGAGATAATAACAGTACAACAGATTGTGACGATACTATATTTGTGAATAATAGTGGAAATAATTTTAAAGCTAATTTTACTATTCAAGCTTTACCTGTTTTCACATTCACAAATGAACAATGTGGTAGTTCAAACGCAACAATTACTGCTTCAGGATTTATTGCAGGTGAAACGTACACAGTTACTTACACAGATGACACAGTAGTAGTTGGGCCAACAAATTACATTGCAAATTCAAATGGTCAAATTATTATTGCTGGATTAGACGCAGGTTCATATGCTGATTTTAATTTCCAAGTAAACGGTTGTGATATTTTTGTTGCTACTCCTATTGTAATTACTAATTTCTCACCAAGCATTACACAAGTTACTTCAAACAATGAAATTTGTGTAGGTGATAATGCAGTATTTACTATTGAAGGTTCTCCTGGATTTAATGTGAACTACACAATTAATGGTGGTGTAATCCAAACAATTGCATTAGATGCAACAACTGGTTTAGCAACTGTTACTGTTACGAATCCAGTACCAAGTACTATTACATTACAATTAGTAAGTATTTTTAATCCATCGTGTTCAATTTTAGTTACAAATTCTGCATCTGTTTTGGTTAATGATCTTCCAACAGCAACTTTAGCTGTTGTAGATAGTAATATATGTTTAGGAGTTGGTAATGCTGATTTTGTAATTTCTGGAACACCTAATGCAACAGTTTCTTATACTATTAATGGTGGGGCTACTCAAATAGCTACTATTGATGCAACGGGTTCTGTTACGGTTTCAATTACGTTACCAACAGCAGATGTAACTTTAGAATTAACGGGTGTTACTTTAGGTATTTGTAGTAATGTTACTCCTGGACAAACTAGTACAATAGTTGTTACTTCTATTCCTGTACCGGTAATCAATATAACGCAAACACCAGTTTGTGCTGATCAAACGGCTTCATTTACTGTAACTTCTCCAATTAATAATCAAATAAATATTCCAACGGATTTATTTATTTCAGAGATAACAGATCATACTTCAGGGTCTTTAACTTATGTTGAAATTTATAATGGAACTGGAAGTGCTGTAGATTTAGCAAACTATAAATTAAAAGTTTATACAAATGCAACAGGTACTCCAACTTGTAATTTACCTTTAAGTGGTATTCTTGCAAATGATGATGTAGTTGTTGTGAAGTTAAGTAATAGTGCAAATCAAGGAGGTATTGTTCCTGATTTAACTTTCACAACATGTGCTGGAGTTAATAATAATGATAACATTATTTTAACTACAAGTACTGATGTTGAATTAGATAATTGGGGTGTTAACCAAGTAATCTTTACTCCAGCAGGAGGTGTTGGTTACAACTACAGAAGAATTACAACAGCGGTTTTACCTACAATGACTTGGGATCCTGCTGATTGGGATGTTATCGATTGGACAAATACAGCTCCGAATCTTCCTGATTATTCAGATGTGGGTATTTATAGCTTATATGTAACTAATTATGAATATACTTTAAGCGACGGTGTAACAACAACAACTCAAGCAAGTACTAACTTTACTGGAGTAGCACCTGGAAATTACACATTAATTGCAACAGATTTAGTGACTGGTTGTAATTCAAATCCTTTGAGTTTTACAATTAATCCAGTTGTATATGCAGATCCAGTTACTACAATTTCTTACCCAACACCAGTTTGTATTTCGGATGCAACAAATCCATCTCCAAATACTTCTGCTGCAGGGTTTGCTTCAGGTGGAGTTTATAGCTCAACTGTAGGTCTGTCAATAGACCCTATAACAGGTGTTATTGATTTAGCATTAAGTACACCGGGTACTTATGTAGTTACTTATTCCGTAGCTATTGATGCTACAAATTGTTTAAATGCAGGTAGTAGTCAAGCTACTATAGTTATTTCACCAAATAATCCATCAACATTTAATAATATTGTTGGGGTTTGTGAAGGAACTGTAGCAACATTACCAGCTACATCTATCGAAGGATATTCTGGAGTTTGGTCACCAGCAACAATAGATACATCTATCATTGGTACAACAACTTATACATTTACACCAAATGCTGGTCAATGTGCTGCTGTTGGTACAATTGATGTTACAATTGATGATAGATCAATGCCTACTTTTACACAAGTAGATGATTTATGTCTTGGCGCAAGTATTCAATTACCATTAGAATCTAATGAAGGTATAACAGGTACATGGAGCCCTTCAGTAGTGAATACTTCACAAGTGGGAATTGTAACATATACATTTACACCTGATGTTGCTTTCTGTGCAGATGTTACTACTATGGATATTAATGTTATTGGTTGTGAGATTCCAAAAGGTATTTCTCCAAATAATGATGGAGATAATGATGATTGGGATTTATCAGGATATGACGTTACTAAAGTGGAGATCTTTAACAGATATGGAACTAAAGTATTTAGTAAATCAAATTATTCTAATGAATGGCATGGACAATCTGATAATGGAAATGAGTTACCAGATGGAACATACTATTATGTGATTGAATTTAATGGTTTACCTGCTAAAACAGGATGGGTATATATTAACAGACAGCAATAA
- a CDS encoding UDP-2,3-diacylglucosamine diphosphatase codes for MKSNRKIYFASDQHFGAPTPDASFPREQKFIQWLDLVKQDADAIFLLGDLFDFWFEYKTVVPKGFVRVLGKLAEIKDSGIPIYFFVGNHDLWMHDYFQKELNIPVYHDNQEFTFNGKTFLIGHGDGKGPGDMGYKRMKKVFTNPFSKWLFRWLHPDIGVKLAQYLSVKNKLISGAEDVKYLGEDNEWLVQYCKRKLETKEYNFFVFGHRHLPLEIELTENSKYINLGDWIGYFTYGVFDGEKMELKEFKN; via the coding sequence TTGAAATCCAATAGAAAAATTTATTTCGCATCTGACCAACACTTTGGCGCGCCCACACCTGATGCAAGCTTTCCTAGAGAACAAAAATTTATTCAATGGCTAGATCTTGTTAAACAAGATGCCGATGCTATTTTTTTACTTGGTGATTTATTCGATTTTTGGTTCGAATACAAAACGGTTGTCCCTAAAGGTTTTGTAAGAGTTTTAGGAAAATTAGCCGAAATAAAAGACTCTGGTATTCCAATTTATTTTTTTGTAGGAAATCATGATTTATGGATGCACGATTATTTCCAAAAAGAGTTAAATATTCCCGTTTATCATGATAATCAAGAATTCACTTTTAACGGGAAAACGTTTTTAATTGGTCATGGAGATGGTAAAGGGCCAGGTGATATGGGTTATAAACGAATGAAAAAAGTGTTTACCAATCCGTTTTCGAAATGGTTATTTCGTTGGTTACATCCTGATATTGGTGTGAAATTAGCTCAATATTTATCGGTAAAAAACAAACTGATTTCTGGAGCAGAGGATGTAAAATATTTAGGAGAAGATAACGAATGGTTAGTACAATATTGCAAAAGAAAATTAGAAACTAAAGAATACAATTTCTTCGTTTTCGGTCATCGTCATTTACCTTTGGAAATCGAATTGACTGAAAATTCCAAGTACATCAACTTAGGCGATTGGATTGGTTACTTCACCTATGGTGTTTTTGATGGCGAAAAAATGGAACTGAAAGAATTCAAAAACTAA
- a CDS encoding MFS transporter, which yields MAKKDPFSSLRIPEFRWFLAMRLFIVLAWSMQFVLIEWEVYRLTKDPLSLGLIGLMEIIPAISMALFAGHIVDQNEKKGLLIKCFSGLATISAFLCLLVHPNFIDSFSKNTILYGIYALVFVGGIIRAFLIPSVFSLLGLIIPKKEQPNAATWSSSTWQVAAVIGPALAGFAIGWVGAFWSLVFVVFCVIMALIVLTQIEKKPILNPKLGEPIFKSLKEGLSFVFSSKPILNAISLDMFAVLFGGAVALLPIFAQDILKVGSEGFGILRAAPAIGGLITMLISTSIPLHQKAGKKLLLAVFGFGICIIVFGLSTNFWLSVVALFLSGVTDGISVVIRQTILQIYTPDHMRGRVSSVNSIFVGSSNELGAFESGLASKIMGVVPAVVFGGMMTLGIVGVTAVASPKFRELDIEKDLETI from the coding sequence ATGGCTAAAAAAGACCCATTTTCATCTTTACGAATACCCGAATTTCGCTGGTTTTTAGCCATGCGATTGTTTATTGTCTTGGCTTGGTCAATGCAATTTGTATTGATTGAGTGGGAAGTGTATCGCCTCACAAAAGACCCGCTATCATTGGGATTAATTGGTTTGATGGAAATCATTCCAGCCATAAGTATGGCGTTGTTTGCCGGACATATTGTAGATCAAAACGAGAAAAAAGGCTTATTGATTAAATGTTTTTCAGGATTAGCTACAATTAGCGCTTTTTTGTGTTTATTGGTTCATCCAAATTTTATCGATTCTTTTTCAAAAAATACCATTTTGTACGGAATTTACGCTTTAGTTTTTGTGGGTGGAATCATTCGTGCTTTTTTAATTCCATCCGTTTTTAGTTTATTGGGATTGATTATTCCTAAAAAAGAGCAACCTAACGCAGCTACATGGAGTAGTTCTACTTGGCAAGTGGCGGCTGTAATTGGTCCTGCTTTAGCGGGATTTGCTATTGGTTGGGTTGGTGCGTTTTGGTCGTTGGTTTTTGTGGTTTTTTGTGTGATTATGGCTTTAATCGTGCTAACACAAATTGAAAAAAAACCGATTTTAAATCCAAAATTAGGCGAACCTATTTTCAAAAGTTTGAAAGAAGGATTGTCTTTTGTATTTAGTTCAAAACCTATTTTGAATGCTATTTCTTTAGATATGTTTGCGGTTTTATTTGGTGGAGCTGTTGCTTTATTGCCCATTTTTGCGCAAGATATTTTAAAAGTAGGTTCGGAAGGATTCGGAATTTTAAGAGCAGCTCCAGCTATTGGAGGATTAATTACGATGTTGATTTCAACTTCAATTCCGTTACATCAAAAAGCAGGTAAAAAGTTATTATTAGCTGTTTTCGGATTTGGAATTTGTATTATTGTTTTTGGTTTATCGACTAACTTTTGGTTATCCGTAGTAGCTTTATTTTTGAGTGGCGTTACCGATGGAATTTCAGTAGTAATTCGTCAAACGATTCTTCAAATTTACACACCTGACCATATGCGAGGACGTGTGTCTTCTGTGAATTCAATTTTCGTGGGTTCATCTAATGAACTTGGTGCTTTTGAAAGCGGCTTGGCTTCTAAAATTATGGGAGTGGTTCCTGCGGTTGTTTTTGGCGGAATGATGACCTTAGGAATTGTTGGAGTTACAGCTGTAGCCTCACCAAAATTTAGAGAATTGGATATTGAAAAAGATTTAGAAACGATTTAG
- the recJ gene encoding single-stranded-DNA-specific exonuclease RecJ gives MRWNPKSKPNPEKVQAIQQALQVDEIVATLLVQRGIETFEQAKTFFRPTLADLHNPYLMKDMDKAVARIEKAIANNENILVFGDYDVDGTTAVSLVSSYLRTFYPNVATYIPDRYAEGYGISYMGIDYAEDNDISLIIALDCGIKSIDHVNYAKVKNIDFIICDHHRPGDILPEAVAVLDPKREDCSYPYDELCGCGVGFKLIQALAENRNQTIEDLVGYLDLVAIAIAADIVPITGENRVLAKFGLEVINSNPRPGIKALIQNVKKKVLTITDVVFIVAPRINAAGRIKHGNEAVALLTEYDLDQAEQFASEIEQHNSDRKELDKQITKEALLQIEENNEQNRFSTVVYQENWHKGVIGIVASRLVENYYRPTIVFTKSGEKLAASARSVKDFDVYNALEACAEHLEQFGGHMYAAGMTLLEENYENFKNAFEKVVQETIHPDLLTPEISYDAEIELSEINPKLMRLLKQFEPFGPENMTPLFLAKGLTDSGYAKTLGSDNEHLKAFIKQGNSESFGAIGFGLGNKLDLVTNKNKFEAIFSLEENEWKDTVTLQLQFRDIKASNG, from the coding sequence ATGCGTTGGAATCCAAAATCTAAGCCAAATCCAGAAAAAGTACAAGCCATTCAGCAAGCACTTCAAGTCGATGAAATTGTCGCGACACTTTTAGTTCAACGAGGTATTGAAACCTTCGAACAAGCCAAAACTTTTTTCCGTCCCACTTTAGCCGATTTGCACAATCCGTATCTTATGAAAGATATGGACAAAGCTGTTGCGCGAATTGAAAAAGCCATTGCTAACAACGAAAATATCTTAGTTTTTGGAGATTACGATGTCGATGGAACAACCGCTGTTTCCCTAGTCTCGAGTTATTTACGTACTTTTTATCCGAATGTTGCGACGTATATTCCAGATAGATATGCAGAAGGTTACGGCATTTCTTACATGGGAATTGATTATGCCGAAGACAATGATATTTCCTTAATTATCGCTTTGGATTGTGGCATCAAATCAATTGACCACGTGAATTACGCCAAAGTAAAAAACATCGATTTCATTATTTGCGACCATCACCGACCTGGTGATATTTTGCCCGAAGCCGTTGCGGTTTTAGATCCAAAACGCGAAGATTGTTCGTATCCATATGATGAATTGTGTGGTTGTGGTGTTGGATTTAAATTGATTCAAGCTTTAGCCGAAAATCGAAATCAAACCATTGAAGATTTAGTGGGATATTTAGATTTAGTAGCAATAGCAATTGCAGCAGATATTGTTCCGATTACTGGTGAAAATCGAGTGTTGGCGAAATTTGGTTTAGAAGTTATTAATTCGAATCCGCGACCAGGCATCAAAGCGTTGATTCAGAATGTAAAGAAAAAAGTCTTGACGATTACGGATGTAGTTTTTATCGTCGCACCAAGAATCAATGCAGCAGGAAGAATCAAGCACGGAAACGAAGCGGTTGCTTTATTAACTGAATACGATTTAGATCAAGCGGAACAATTTGCTTCTGAAATCGAACAGCATAATTCCGATAGAAAAGAATTAGACAAACAAATTACGAAAGAAGCTTTACTTCAAATTGAAGAAAATAACGAACAAAACCGATTTTCAACTGTTGTATATCAAGAAAATTGGCACAAAGGTGTTATCGGAATTGTCGCTTCAAGATTGGTAGAAAATTACTATCGTCCAACGATTGTTTTTACAAAAAGTGGCGAAAAATTAGCTGCTTCGGCACGTTCTGTAAAAGATTTTGATGTTTATAATGCGTTGGAAGCGTGTGCAGAACATTTGGAACAATTCGGTGGCCACATGTATGCTGCAGGAATGACGCTTTTAGAAGAAAACTACGAAAATTTCAAAAATGCTTTCGAAAAAGTCGTGCAAGAAACCATTCATCCCGATTTGTTGACACCTGAAATTTCATACGATGCCGAAATCGAATTATCCGAAATCAATCCAAAGTTAATGCGCTTGTTGAAACAATTCGAACCATTCGGACCTGAAAATATGACGCCTTTATTCTTAGCGAAAGGATTAACGGATTCTGGTTATGCGAAAACATTGGGTTCTGATAACGAACACTTGAAAGCATTCATAAAACAAGGAAATTCGGAATCTTTTGGAGCGATTGGTTTTGGATTGGGGAATAAATTAGACTTGGTTACCAACAAAAATAAATTTGAAGCAATTTTCTCCTTAGAAGAAAATGAATGGAAAGATACTGTAACTTTGCAATTGCAATTCCGTGATATCAAAGCTTCAAATGGCTAA
- a CDS encoding OsmC family protein: protein METHNITTTWKGNMQFESTNPSGDIISIDAGPENGGEGKGLRPKALMLSALAGCTGLDVASLMEKMKLEVADFKIETSGELTEEHPKTYHKVKVDYHFYGNNLDEKKLEKAVNLSVEKYCGVMEMFRQFAKVEVAIFYHKL from the coding sequence ATGGAAACACACAACATAACTACTACCTGGAAAGGTAACATGCAATTTGAGTCCACTAACCCAAGTGGCGATATTATTTCAATTGATGCTGGTCCTGAAAATGGAGGCGAAGGAAAAGGCTTGCGTCCAAAGGCGTTGATGTTATCGGCTTTAGCGGGTTGCACCGGTTTAGACGTTGCTTCTTTAATGGAGAAAATGAAATTAGAAGTAGCCGATTTTAAAATTGAAACTTCAGGTGAACTAACCGAAGAACATCCAAAAACGTATCACAAAGTAAAAGTGGATTACCATTTTTATGGCAACAATTTAGACGAGAAAAAGCTAGAAAAAGCCGTGAATTTATCGGTAGAAAAATATTGTGGCGTGATGGAAATGTTCCGCCAATTTGCAAAAGTTGAGGTGGCGATTTTTTACCATAAATTATAA
- the rsmI gene encoding 16S rRNA (cytidine(1402)-2'-O)-methyltransferase yields MSKLYIVPTPIGNLEDMTFRAIKVLKEVDLILAEDTRTSGKLLKHFEIATHMHSHHMHNEHKTVENLVKRLQAGETIALISDAGTPAISDPGFLLTRACVENGIAVECLPGATAFVPALVNSGLPNDKFVFEGFLPDKKGRQTRFLALQEEYRTMIFYVSPHKLNKTLAEFAQYFGADRPVSVSRELSKLHEETIRGTAEEVLKHFEAKPAKGEIVVCVGGLIKIKG; encoded by the coding sequence ATGAGTAAATTATATATCGTTCCAACGCCAATTGGCAATTTAGAAGACATGACTTTTCGTGCGATTAAAGTACTAAAAGAAGTCGATTTAATTTTAGCAGAAGATACGCGCACCAGTGGAAAATTGCTAAAACACTTCGAAATTGCTACACACATGCACAGCCACCACATGCACAACGAACACAAAACCGTTGAAAATTTGGTGAAGCGATTACAAGCAGGCGAAACCATTGCTTTAATTAGCGATGCGGGAACTCCAGCCATTTCCGATCCTGGATTTTTGCTTACGCGCGCTTGTGTGGAAAACGGAATTGCCGTGGAATGTTTGCCAGGAGCAACAGCTTTTGTACCCGCTTTGGTGAATAGCGGTTTGCCAAACGATAAATTCGTTTTCGAAGGTTTTTTACCTGATAAAAAAGGAAGACAAACCCGATTTTTAGCCTTACAAGAAGAATATCGCACGATGATTTTCTATGTATCGCCACACAAATTAAACAAGACCTTAGCCGAATTTGCACAATATTTCGGCGCTGACAGACCGGTTTCAGTATCTCGAGAATTATCCAAATTACACGAAGAAACCATTAGAGGAACCGCCGAAGAAGTCTTAAAACACTTTGAAGCGAAACCGGCTAAAGGAGAGATTGTGGTTTGTGTTGGAGGATTAATCAAGATTAAAGGATAA